The Streptomyces sp. NBC_01268 genome window below encodes:
- the argG gene encoding argininosuccinate synthase produces MSKVLTSLPVGERVGIAFSGGLDTSVAVAWMRDKGAVPCTYTADIGQYDEPDIASVPGRAQAYGAEIARLVDCRAALVEEGLAALACGAFHVRSGGRAYFNTTPLGRAVTGTLLVRAMLEDDVQIWGDGSTFKGNDIERFYRYGLLANPHLRIYKPWLDADFVTELGGRKEMSEWLLAHGLPYRDSTEKAYSTDANIWGATHEAKTLEHLDTGVETVEPIMGVRFWDPSVEIAAEDVTIGFDQGRPVTINGKEFASAVDLVMEANAIGGRHGLGMSDQIENRIIEAKSRGIYEAPGMALLHAAYERLVNAIHNEDTLAQYHNEGRRLGRLMYEGRWLDPQALMVRESLQRWVGAAVTGEVTLRLRRGEDYSILDTTGPAFSYHPDKLSMERTEDSAFGPTDRIGQLTMRNLDIADSRAKLEQYAGLGLIGTGSPAIGAAQAAATGLIGTMPEMPEGGAEAIASRGEVSAEDELLDRAAMESGTD; encoded by the coding sequence ATGTCTAAGGTCCTCACCTCCCTCCCGGTCGGCGAGCGCGTCGGCATCGCCTTCTCCGGCGGTCTCGACACCTCGGTCGCGGTCGCGTGGATGCGCGACAAGGGCGCCGTGCCCTGCACCTACACCGCCGACATCGGCCAGTACGACGAGCCCGACATCGCGTCGGTGCCCGGCCGCGCCCAGGCCTACGGTGCCGAGATCGCGCGTCTGGTCGACTGCCGGGCCGCGCTCGTCGAGGAGGGCCTGGCCGCGCTCGCCTGCGGCGCGTTCCACGTCCGCTCCGGCGGCCGTGCCTACTTCAACACCACCCCGCTCGGCCGCGCCGTCACCGGCACGCTGCTCGTCCGGGCGATGCTGGAGGACGACGTCCAGATCTGGGGCGACGGCTCGACCTTCAAGGGCAACGACATCGAGCGGTTCTACCGCTACGGTCTGCTCGCCAACCCGCACCTGCGGATCTACAAGCCCTGGCTCGACGCGGACTTCGTGACCGAGCTCGGCGGCCGCAAGGAGATGTCGGAGTGGCTCCTCGCCCACGGCCTCCCCTACCGGGACAGCACCGAGAAGGCGTACTCCACCGACGCCAACATCTGGGGCGCCACCCACGAGGCCAAGACCCTGGAGCACCTGGACACCGGCGTCGAGACCGTCGAGCCGATCATGGGCGTCCGCTTCTGGGACCCGTCGGTCGAGATCGCCGCCGAGGACGTGACGATCGGCTTCGACCAGGGCCGCCCGGTCACCATCAACGGCAAGGAGTTCGCCTCCGCCGTCGACCTGGTCATGGAGGCCAACGCCATCGGCGGCCGCCACGGCCTGGGCATGTCGGACCAGATCGAGAACCGGATCATCGAGGCCAAGAGCCGCGGGATCTACGAGGCCCCGGGCATGGCGCTGCTGCACGCCGCGTACGAGCGCCTCGTCAACGCCATCCACAACGAGGACACCCTCGCCCAGTACCACAACGAGGGCCGCCGCCTCGGCCGGCTCATGTACGAGGGCCGCTGGCTGGACCCGCAGGCGCTGATGGTGCGCGAGTCCCTGCAGCGCTGGGTCGGCGCGGCCGTCACCGGCGAGGTGACCCTGCGGCTGCGGCGCGGCGAGGACTACTCGATCCTCGACACCACCGGCCCCGCCTTCAGCTACCACCCGGACAAGCTGTCCATGGAGCGCACCGAGGACTCGGCCTTCGGCCCCACGGACCGCATCGGCCAGCTCACGATGCGCAACCTCGACATCGCCGACTCGCGCGCCAAGCTGGAGCAGTACGCCGGTCTCGGCCTCATCGGCACCGGCAGCCCCGCGATCGGCGCCGCCCAGGCCGCCGCGACCGGTCTGATCGGCACCATGCCGGAGATGCCCGAGGGCGGCGCCGAGGCCATCGCCTCGCGCGGCGAGGTCTCGGCGGAGGACGAGCTGCTCGACCGCGCCGCGATGGAGTCCGGCACGGACTGA
- a CDS encoding nucleoside deaminase — MISPADEKLLRRAVEVAARAVALGDAPYGSLLAGPDGTVLAEAHNTVRRDDDITAHPELKLARWAASELDRETAARTTLYTSCQPCGMCTGALVRSGVGRVVFALATEQLIALNPESGAWPAVPQDGPALFDEARRPIEAYYGARD, encoded by the coding sequence ATGATCAGCCCCGCCGACGAGAAGCTGCTGCGCCGCGCCGTCGAGGTCGCCGCCCGAGCCGTCGCCCTGGGCGACGCTCCCTACGGCTCCCTGCTCGCCGGGCCCGACGGCACCGTCCTCGCCGAGGCCCACAACACGGTGCGGCGCGACGACGACATCACCGCCCACCCCGAACTCAAGCTGGCCCGCTGGGCGGCGAGCGAACTCGACCGGGAGACGGCCGCCCGCACCACCCTCTACACCAGCTGTCAGCCCTGCGGCATGTGTACGGGAGCCCTCGTGCGCTCCGGCGTCGGCCGGGTCGTCTTCGCGCTGGCCACGGAGCAACTGATCGCGCTCAACCCGGAGTCGGGAGCCTGGCCCGCCGTCCCGCAGGACGGCCCGGCCCTGTTCGACGAGGCGCGCCGTCCGATCGAGGCCTACTACGGGGCGCGGGACTGA
- a CDS encoding ATP-binding cassette domain-containing protein encodes MPEEPVLTLRGISKRFGAVQALSEFDLEVHPGEVVALVGDNGAGKSTAVKTIAGVNPPDEGVIEWQGRPVTIGRPHDAQNLGIATVYQDLALCDNLDVVGNLFLGRELRHFGVLDEVRMEQRSRELLDTLSIRIPSVRIPVASLSGGQRQTVAIARSLIGDPKVVILDEPTAALGVEQTAEVLDLVERLRVQGLGTILISHNMVDVMAVADRIAVLRLGRNNGFFDKRSTTTEEIISAITGASDSAVTRRQARIREEREARGEGGGRREEER; translated from the coding sequence TTGCCGGAAGAACCTGTGCTGACACTGAGGGGGATCTCCAAGCGGTTCGGCGCGGTCCAGGCCCTGTCGGAGTTCGACCTGGAGGTCCACCCCGGTGAGGTCGTCGCCCTGGTCGGCGACAACGGCGCCGGAAAGTCGACCGCCGTCAAGACGATCGCCGGGGTCAACCCGCCCGACGAGGGCGTCATCGAGTGGCAGGGGCGGCCGGTCACCATCGGCCGCCCGCACGACGCCCAGAACCTCGGCATCGCCACCGTGTACCAGGACCTCGCCCTGTGCGACAACCTCGACGTGGTCGGCAACCTCTTCCTCGGCAGGGAGCTGCGCCACTTCGGAGTGCTCGACGAGGTCCGCATGGAGCAGCGCTCCCGCGAACTGCTCGACACCCTGTCCATCCGCATCCCCAGCGTCCGCATCCCGGTGGCCTCCCTCTCCGGCGGCCAGCGGCAGACCGTGGCGATCGCGCGGTCCCTCATCGGCGACCCCAAGGTCGTCATCCTGGACGAACCGACCGCCGCGCTCGGCGTGGAGCAGACCGCCGAGGTCCTCGACCTCGTCGAACGGCTCCGTGTCCAGGGCCTGGGCACCATCCTCATCAGCCACAACATGGTCGACGTGATGGCCGTCGCCGACCGGATCGCGGTGCTCCGGCTCGGCCGGAACAACGGGTTCTTCGACAAGCGCTCCACCACGACCGAGGAGATCATCTCCGCGATCACCGGAGCCAGCGACAGCGCCGTCACCCGCCGCCAGGCCCGCATCCGCGAGGAGCGGGAGGCGCGCGGCGAAGGCGGCGGGCGTCGGGAGGAGGAACGATGA
- a CDS encoding B12-binding domain-containing radical SAM protein: MLIENPSVAFSSAPQRAPLRHLGRPSLRTSVSGTRRRARGESPRVLLLVPSYTRVVEPSPERSSFRALGLDTFEVMKRAGTPIGLLRIATNARLSGFEVKIVDSPFAGWEQERHLVDLGGGSNLVRYGLDDAQLRAIIEEFDPDVVGVQCIYTVQWGNARALADLVKEIDPSLVTVTGGAHPSGDWRYSVPDSPFDHVVINEADQTFTALLQALTEEGGDIDAVPGLAYRRADGAVVRTTASSPYMRILPKRQGLDQRLGMMPLPDFGLLDMRQYEQAYHSSGKRVRAHGSWAQIFSTIGCNVGCDFCYIPMVNGPWRALGTDWFDLHLGEISKQGVTEVLIEDDHLLHDPLYAMRVFELLRKHDLPWVEEGGLSLFNLVLLHLGEKFAATMAESERRNPNFRNVLAAMRGGLTCRDLIKAMADGGCYSVYLAVESANEDSLEQSGKPRLNAFQQATGEIVEMFTEYGIQVTGGFMLGFVNPPERPGAEPYIESLEQIEKTIDYAVTLMDHGMAYANPFIVTPLPGTKMWDFQKDYVVRHYDNGWSHEKATMATEKWSAEDIERMRLELLVRANGADKVTEMVRRGTWPVDA; the protein is encoded by the coding sequence GTGCTCATCGAAAACCCCTCCGTCGCCTTCTCCAGCGCCCCGCAGCGGGCGCCGCTGCGGCACCTGGGCCGGCCCTCCCTGCGCACGTCGGTCTCGGGCACCCGGCGGCGCGCCCGCGGCGAGTCGCCGCGCGTCCTGCTGCTCGTGCCCTCCTACACGCGGGTGGTGGAGCCCTCTCCGGAACGGAGCAGCTTCCGGGCTCTCGGCCTGGACACCTTCGAGGTCATGAAGCGGGCCGGTACCCCGATCGGCCTGCTGCGCATCGCCACCAACGCCCGGCTCTCCGGCTTCGAGGTCAAGATCGTCGACTCGCCCTTCGCCGGCTGGGAACAGGAACGGCACCTGGTCGACCTCGGGGGCGGCAGCAACCTGGTCCGCTACGGCCTCGACGACGCTCAACTCCGCGCGATCATCGAGGAGTTCGACCCTGACGTGGTCGGCGTCCAGTGCATCTACACCGTCCAGTGGGGCAATGCCCGGGCCCTCGCCGACCTGGTCAAGGAGATCGATCCGTCCCTCGTGACGGTCACCGGCGGGGCGCACCCCAGCGGCGACTGGCGCTACTCGGTGCCCGACTCCCCCTTCGACCACGTGGTCATCAACGAGGCCGACCAGACGTTCACCGCGCTGCTGCAGGCGCTGACCGAGGAGGGAGGGGACATCGACGCCGTACCGGGCCTCGCGTACCGCCGCGCGGACGGCGCCGTGGTCCGGACGACGGCCTCCTCCCCGTACATGCGGATCCTGCCGAAGCGTCAGGGGCTGGACCAGCGGCTCGGCATGATGCCGCTGCCGGACTTCGGACTGCTGGACATGCGCCAGTACGAGCAGGCGTACCACTCCTCCGGCAAGCGGGTCCGGGCGCACGGCTCGTGGGCGCAGATCTTCTCGACGATCGGCTGCAACGTCGGCTGCGACTTCTGCTACATCCCCATGGTGAACGGGCCGTGGCGAGCGCTCGGCACCGACTGGTTCGACCTGCACCTCGGGGAGATCAGCAAGCAGGGCGTGACCGAGGTCCTCATCGAGGACGACCATCTGCTGCACGATCCGCTGTACGCGATGCGGGTCTTCGAGCTGCTCCGCAAGCACGACCTGCCGTGGGTCGAGGAGGGCGGCCTGAGCCTGTTCAACCTGGTGCTGCTGCACCTGGGCGAGAAGTTCGCCGCCACCATGGCCGAGTCGGAGCGGCGCAACCCCAACTTCCGGAACGTGCTCGCCGCGATGCGCGGCGGGCTGACCTGCCGGGACCTCATCAAGGCGATGGCGGACGGCGGCTGCTACAGCGTGTACCTCGCGGTGGAGAGCGCCAACGAGGACAGCCTGGAGCAGTCGGGCAAGCCGCGGCTCAACGCCTTCCAGCAGGCCACCGGCGAGATCGTCGAGATGTTCACGGAGTACGGGATCCAGGTCACCGGCGGATTCATGCTCGGCTTCGTCAATCCGCCCGAACGGCCCGGCGCCGAACCGTACATCGAGTCGCTGGAGCAGATCGAGAAGACCATCGACTACGCGGTGACGCTGATGGACCACGGCATGGCGTACGCGAACCCGTTCATCGTCACCCCGCTGCCGGGTACGAAGATGTGGGACTTCCAGAAGGACTACGTCGTCCGGCACTACGACAACGGCTGGTCGCACGAGAAGGCGACGATGGCCACGGAGAAGTGGAGCGCGGAGGACATCGAGCGGATGCGCCTGGAGCTCCTCGTGCGGGCCAACGGCGCCGACAAGGTGACCGAAATGGTCCGCCGGGGGACGTGGCCGGTGGACGCCTGA
- the yddG gene encoding aromatic amino acid exporter YddG: MDAQDARQQVVTSVDGPGDAGPAAGPARRLRATAVGGVAVLLWASLALFTTLTGRIPPFQLTAMAFAVGGLIGLPRALRGGAALARGLPAGAWVLGIGGLFGYHFFYFLALRNAPPVDAGLIAYLWPLLIVVLSALLPGERLRWWHTAGAVLGLGGTFLLVTGGQGVHFRGEYLLGYAAAAVCAVVWSVYSVANRRYPQVPTDAVAFFCLATAALAGVAHLLFETTVRPDGWQWLAVLALGVGPVGGAFYVWDHGTKHGDIRLLGTVSYFAPLLSTGLLVATGRAGASWPVAVACVLITGGAMLASAEALRSARRRT, translated from the coding sequence GTGGACGCACAGGACGCGCGACAGCAGGTCGTCACCTCCGTGGACGGCCCCGGTGACGCCGGCCCGGCCGCCGGCCCGGCGCGCCGCCTCAGGGCGACCGCGGTCGGCGGCGTGGCCGTGCTGCTGTGGGCGTCGCTCGCCCTCTTCACCACGCTCACCGGGCGGATCCCGCCGTTCCAGCTCACCGCCATGGCCTTCGCCGTCGGCGGGCTCATCGGGCTGCCGCGGGCCCTGCGCGGCGGCGCCGCCCTGGCGCGGGGGCTGCCCGCGGGCGCCTGGGTGCTGGGGATCGGCGGACTGTTCGGCTACCACTTCTTCTACTTCCTGGCCCTGCGCAACGCCCCGCCCGTCGACGCCGGCCTCATCGCCTACCTGTGGCCGCTGCTGATCGTCGTGCTCTCCGCGCTGCTGCCGGGCGAGCGGCTGCGCTGGTGGCACACGGCCGGCGCGGTGCTCGGCCTCGGTGGCACCTTCCTGCTCGTGACCGGCGGGCAGGGCGTGCACTTCCGCGGCGAGTACCTGCTCGGCTACGCCGCGGCGGCCGTCTGCGCCGTGGTGTGGTCGGTGTACTCGGTCGCCAACCGGCGCTACCCACAGGTGCCGACCGACGCGGTGGCCTTCTTCTGCCTGGCCACCGCCGCGCTGGCCGGCGTCGCCCACCTGCTCTTCGAGACCACGGTCCGCCCCGACGGCTGGCAGTGGCTCGCCGTGCTCGCCCTGGGCGTCGGCCCGGTCGGCGGTGCCTTCTACGTCTGGGACCACGGCACCAAGCACGGTGACATCCGGCTCCTGGGTACCGTGTCCTACTTCGCCCCCCTGCTGTCCACGGGTCTGCTGGTCGCGACGGGACGGGCCGGGGCGAGCTGGCCCGTCGCCGTCGCCTGCGTGCTGATCACCGGCGGCGCCATGCTGGCCTCGGCCGAGGCCCTGCGCTCCGCGCGCCGCCGGACATAG
- a CDS encoding sugar ABC transporter substrate-binding protein, with translation MTRTLRAAIALAGTAALSLGVVSTSGALQPASAPTKAEEVKIGLLLPESKTTRYEKFDRPYIEAKIQQLAPGAQVDYYNAAESATTQQQQVNTALAKGDKVLILDAVDAKSIQSSVQKAHDAGVKVVSYDRLAQGPVDSYVSYDNREVGRLQGQALLDALGAKAQSGDIVMHNGSPTDPNAAEFKAGAHSVLDGKVTIGKEYDTPNWDPNNANQQMSGAISALGKDKIVGVYSANDGLAAGISTALKSAGLNVPLTGQDAQLDAIQRILLGTQTITIQKPYKPEADIAATMAVDFAQGKSLPADLVPVTKTSGSGEKVPSNLLKPVVVNKDNIKDTVVKDGMYTVQEICTPTYAAACKQAGLT, from the coding sequence ATGACCCGTACATTGCGCGCCGCGATAGCCCTGGCGGGGACCGCGGCGCTCTCCCTGGGAGTGGTGTCGACCAGCGGGGCACTCCAGCCGGCGTCCGCGCCGACGAAGGCCGAAGAGGTGAAGATCGGCCTGCTGCTCCCGGAGAGCAAGACCACCCGGTACGAGAAGTTCGACCGGCCGTACATCGAGGCGAAGATCCAGCAGCTGGCGCCGGGCGCCCAGGTCGACTACTACAACGCCGCCGAGAGCGCCACCACCCAGCAGCAGCAGGTCAACACCGCGCTCGCCAAGGGCGACAAGGTGCTGATCCTCGACGCGGTGGACGCCAAGTCCATCCAGTCCTCCGTGCAGAAGGCCCATGACGCGGGCGTGAAGGTCGTGTCGTACGACCGCCTCGCGCAGGGTCCGGTCGACTCCTACGTCTCCTACGACAACCGCGAGGTCGGCAGACTGCAGGGCCAGGCGCTGCTCGACGCGCTCGGCGCCAAGGCGCAGAGCGGCGACATCGTGATGCACAACGGGTCGCCGACCGACCCCAACGCGGCCGAGTTCAAGGCCGGTGCGCACTCCGTGCTCGACGGCAAGGTGACGATCGGCAAGGAGTACGACACCCCCAACTGGGACCCGAACAACGCCAACCAGCAGATGTCCGGTGCCATCAGCGCACTCGGCAAGGACAAGATCGTCGGTGTCTACTCGGCCAACGACGGCCTGGCCGCCGGTATCTCCACGGCTCTCAAGTCGGCAGGCCTGAACGTGCCGTTGACCGGACAGGACGCCCAACTCGACGCCATCCAGCGGATCCTGCTGGGCACGCAGACCATCACCATCCAGAAGCCGTACAAGCCCGAGGCCGACATCGCCGCGACCATGGCCGTCGACTTCGCCCAGGGCAAGTCGCTGCCTGCCGACCTGGTTCCGGTCACCAAGACCAGCGGCAGTGGCGAGAAGGTGCCGTCCAACCTGCTCAAGCCGGTCGTCGTCAACAAGGACAACATCAAGGACACGGTCGTCAAGGACGGCATGTACACGGTCCAGGAGATCTGCACACCGACCTATGCGGCAGCGTGCAAGCAGGCCGGCCTGACGTAG
- a CDS encoding sugar ABC transporter permease: MRRAGDPEDRDRRFDGPAGGGERAAADQAAQRTAPEAMPAVDSRLIVREEGLRGYATEFRRKLRSGELGSLPVVVAVIIIWTVFGSLNSAFLSAQNLSDLSQQIVGTGMIAVGIVFVLLLGEIDLSVGSVSGLCAALFAVLNVINGMNQWLALLVALVGGAAVGLIQGFFFAKVGVPAFVVTLAGNLAWNGLMLQVLGSSGTVNIPSESVVSKLYSTIFHSPATAYVAAGVGVGLFLLASLLDAKRRQAARVPFRPVAEIVLRTVVIGAIAFATAYILNQYQGLPLALLIFLILLVVVDFVLRRTRYGRQIFAVGGNIEGARRAGISVPFIRMSVFTISGLMAAVGGLFLAGQIQSASQTSGGGNLLMNVIAAAVIGGTSLFGGRGSVWSALLGSLVIGSIQSGMNIMGVSNAVQFMITGSVLLAAVVVDSLSRRSQKAAGRA; encoded by the coding sequence ATGAGGCGCGCCGGAGACCCCGAGGACCGGGACCGTCGGTTCGACGGCCCCGCGGGCGGCGGCGAACGCGCCGCCGCCGACCAGGCGGCGCAGCGGACCGCCCCCGAGGCGATGCCCGCCGTCGACAGCCGGCTGATCGTCCGTGAGGAGGGGCTGCGCGGTTACGCCACGGAGTTCCGCCGCAAGCTGCGCAGCGGCGAACTGGGCTCGCTGCCCGTCGTCGTGGCCGTCATCATCATCTGGACGGTGTTCGGCAGCCTCAACAGCGCGTTCCTCTCCGCGCAGAACCTCTCCGACCTCAGCCAGCAGATCGTCGGCACCGGCATGATCGCCGTCGGCATCGTCTTCGTCCTGCTGCTCGGCGAGATCGACCTCTCCGTCGGCTCGGTCAGCGGCCTGTGCGCCGCGCTCTTCGCCGTGCTGAACGTCATCAACGGCATGAACCAGTGGCTGGCGCTGCTCGTGGCGCTCGTCGGTGGAGCGGCCGTCGGGCTCATCCAGGGCTTCTTCTTCGCCAAGGTGGGCGTGCCCGCCTTCGTCGTCACCCTGGCGGGCAACCTCGCCTGGAACGGCCTCATGCTGCAGGTGCTCGGCAGCAGCGGCACCGTCAACATCCCGAGCGAGAGCGTCGTCTCCAAGCTGTACTCGACGATCTTCCACAGCCCGGCGACCGCCTACGTCGCCGCGGGCGTCGGGGTCGGTCTGTTCCTGCTCGCCTCGCTGCTCGACGCCAAGCGCCGCCAGGCGGCCCGGGTGCCGTTCCGGCCGGTCGCCGAGATCGTGCTGCGCACCGTCGTGATCGGGGCGATCGCCTTCGCCACCGCGTACATCCTCAACCAGTACCAGGGCCTCCCGCTGGCGCTGCTCATCTTCCTGATCCTGCTGGTCGTCGTGGACTTCGTGCTGCGGCGCACCCGGTACGGGCGCCAGATCTTCGCGGTCGGCGGCAACATCGAGGGCGCCCGGAGGGCCGGCATCAGCGTGCCGTTCATCCGCATGAGCGTCTTCACGATCTCCGGTCTGATGGCGGCCGTCGGCGGGCTGTTCCTGGCGGGCCAGATCCAGTCCGCGAGCCAGACCTCCGGCGGTGGCAACCTGCTGATGAACGTCATCGCCGCCGCCGTCATCGGCGGCACCAGCCTGTTCGGCGGCCGGGGTTCGGTGTGGTCGGCGCTGCTGGGCTCGCTGGTCATCGGCTCGATCCAGTCGGGCATGAACATCATGGGTGTCAGCAACGCCGTCCAGTTCATGATCACCGGTTCCGTGCTGCTCGCCGCCGTGGTCGTCGACTCGCTGTCCCGGCGCAGCCAGAAGGCCGCGGGACGCGCCTGA
- a CDS encoding GNAT family N-acetyltransferase, producing MTMTNIPKTATVDDAALISAILTSAFDDDPMMRWFFPEDASRAASLSRYFTTIFTRQYVHHGVCERTDAAVSFWVPAEAQEKAVPDADTIEELKSILGDRVAQFGAAVETAAAHTPQEPHWSLSLIGADPAAQGQGHGAALLRSGLAQADAAGMPVYLESSKAANLPVYEHFGFTVREEVPLPGDGPMLWGMWREPRRPADA from the coding sequence ATGACCATGACGAACATACCCAAGACGGCCACGGTCGACGACGCTGCACTCATCAGCGCCATTCTGACCAGCGCCTTCGACGACGACCCGATGATGCGCTGGTTCTTCCCGGAGGACGCCTCCCGCGCGGCCTCGCTGAGCCGCTACTTCACCACGATCTTCACCCGCCAGTACGTCCACCACGGCGTGTGCGAGCGCACCGACGCGGCCGTCTCGTTCTGGGTGCCCGCCGAGGCGCAGGAGAAGGCCGTGCCCGACGCGGACACGATCGAGGAGCTCAAGAGCATCCTCGGCGACCGCGTCGCGCAGTTCGGTGCGGCCGTCGAGACCGCCGCCGCGCACACGCCGCAGGAGCCCCACTGGTCCCTGTCGCTCATCGGCGCCGACCCGGCCGCCCAGGGCCAGGGCCACGGCGCCGCGCTGCTGCGCTCTGGCCTGGCCCAGGCCGACGCGGCCGGCATGCCGGTCTACCTGGAGTCCTCGAAGGCGGCCAACCTCCCCGTCTACGAGCACTTCGGCTTCACCGTGCGCGAGGAGGTGCCGCTGCCCGGCGACGGTCCGATGCTCTGGGGCATGTGGCGCGAGCCGCGC
- the fusA gene encoding elongation factor G — MRTTRIARTALRNLGILAHVDAGKTTLTERFLFLTGAVHKRGEVHDGTTVTDFDPQERDRGITISAAAVSCDWAGHRLNLIDTPGHVDFSDEVERALRVLDGAVAVFDGVAGVEPQSESVWRQADRHGVPRIAFVNKLDRAGADLDTAVHSLRTRLGTVPLPVQLPIGREAAFTGVVDLVRMRAYEWPDGADTHTDGPVPADLRDEAERRRRELTETVAELHAAALEEYCEHGTLTDATLAAALRDLTLSGEGVVVLCGSAYRNRGIEPLLDAVVAYLPAPTDLPPVRGEHPADPEAPFTALAFKVSATPTGRLTYLRVYAGTIRKGDTVLDTTARRTERIARILRVQAERTTEADHAEAGDIVAVVGPKTARTGATLCAPDAPMLLEPPVSADPVVSVAVEARRGLDTERLATALARLAEEDPSLVVRTDPESGQTVLSGLGELHLEVAVERLRRAQGLEVTVGRPRVAYRETVARGVTGLVYRHVKQDGGAGQFAHVVLDVAPLEDAAGEEAGERQDSGTAEFVFRSTVTGGRVPQEFVRAVEAGCRDALAEGPLGGHPVTGVRVTLTDGATHVKDSSELAFRAAGRFALREALRESAMTLLEPVAEVTVTVPDSAVGTVLGDLSARRGRVTDSTTRGGTAVLTATVPLAELFGYASRLRGRTQGRGTFTTRPAGYAPAG; from the coding sequence ATGCGTACCACCCGTATCGCCCGTACCGCTCTCCGCAACCTCGGCATCCTGGCCCACGTCGACGCCGGCAAGACGACCCTCACCGAGCGGTTCCTCTTCCTCACCGGCGCCGTCCACAAGCGCGGCGAGGTCCACGACGGCACCACCGTCACCGACTTCGACCCCCAGGAGCGCGACCGCGGCATCACCATCTCCGCCGCGGCCGTCAGCTGCGACTGGGCCGGGCACCGGCTGAACCTCATCGACACCCCCGGGCACGTCGACTTCTCCGACGAGGTCGAACGCGCGCTGCGCGTCCTCGACGGCGCCGTCGCCGTCTTCGACGGCGTGGCGGGCGTCGAGCCGCAGAGCGAGTCGGTGTGGCGCCAGGCCGACCGGCACGGGGTCCCGCGCATCGCCTTCGTCAACAAGCTGGACCGCGCGGGCGCCGACCTCGACACCGCCGTGCACTCCCTGCGCACCCGGCTCGGCACCGTGCCGCTGCCCGTCCAGCTCCCCATCGGCCGCGAGGCCGCCTTCACCGGCGTCGTCGACCTGGTCCGCATGCGGGCCTACGAGTGGCCCGACGGAGCCGACACGCACACCGACGGTCCCGTACCCGCGGACCTGCGGGACGAGGCCGAACGCCGCCGCCGGGAGCTGACGGAGACGGTGGCCGAACTGCACGCCGCCGCCCTGGAGGAGTACTGCGAGCACGGCACGCTCACGGACGCCACCCTGGCCGCCGCACTGCGGGACCTCACCCTCTCCGGCGAGGGCGTCGTCGTGCTGTGCGGCTCCGCCTACCGCAACCGCGGGATCGAACCACTGCTCGACGCCGTCGTCGCCTACCTGCCCGCGCCGACGGACCTGCCGCCGGTCCGCGGGGAACACCCCGCCGACCCGGAGGCACCGTTCACCGCGCTCGCCTTCAAGGTGAGCGCCACACCCACCGGCCGCCTCACCTACCTCCGCGTCTACGCGGGAACGATCCGAAAGGGGGACACCGTGCTCGACACCACCGCGCGCCGCACCGAACGCATCGCCCGGATCCTGCGGGTCCAGGCCGAACGGACGACCGAGGCGGACCACGCCGAGGCCGGCGACATCGTCGCCGTCGTGGGCCCCAAGACGGCCCGCACCGGTGCCACGCTCTGCGCCCCCGACGCGCCGATGCTGCTCGAACCGCCCGTCTCCGCAGACCCGGTCGTCTCCGTGGCCGTCGAGGCCCGGCGCGGCCTCGACACCGAACGGCTCGCCACCGCGCTGGCCCGCCTCGCCGAGGAGGACCCGTCGCTGGTGGTGCGCACCGACCCGGAATCGGGCCAGACCGTCCTCTCCGGACTCGGCGAACTGCACCTGGAGGTCGCGGTCGAACGGCTGCGCCGGGCCCAGGGCCTGGAGGTCACGGTGGGCCGGCCCCGCGTCGCGTACCGGGAGACCGTCGCCCGGGGCGTCACGGGTCTCGTGTACCGACACGTCAAACAGGACGGCGGCGCGGGCCAGTTCGCCCACGTCGTCCTCGACGTGGCGCCACTGGAGGACGCGGCGGGAGAGGAGGCGGGGGAGCGGCAGGATTCCGGGACGGCGGAGTTCGTCTTCCGCTCGACGGTCACGGGCGGGCGCGTCCCGCAGGAGTTCGTCCGTGCGGTCGAGGCCGGCTGCCGTGACGCCCTGGCCGAGGGCCCGCTCGGCGGACATCCGGTGACCGGCGTCCGCGTCACCCTCACCGACGGGGCGACGCACGTGAAGGACTCGTCCGAGCTCGCCTTCCGGGCCGCCGGCCGCTTCGCGCTGCGCGAGGCGCTCCGCGAGAGCGCGATGACGCTGCTCGAACCGGTCGCGGAGGTCACCGTGACCGTGCCCGACTCGGCCGTCGGCACGGTCCTGGGCGACCTGTCCGCCCGGCGCGGCCGGGTCACCGACTCGACCACCCGGGGCGGCACGGCGGTCCTGACGGCGACGGTCCCGCTCGCCGAGCTCTTCGGCTACGCGTCCCGGCTCCGCGGCCGCACCCAGGGCCGCGGCACCTTCACGACGCGCCCGGCGGGCTACGCCCCGGCCGGCTGA